DNA sequence from the Shewanella piezotolerans WP3 genome:
ATCAATATTAGAGAAAGAATCTAGTTAGTTACTATCAGGAAAAGTGATATGTATAACTTGGAACAGTTAAGAATGTTTGTTGAAACTGCCGAATCGGGTTCATTTTCGGCTTGTGCGAGACGGCTCGGCAAGGTGCAATCAGCAGTGAGTCAGGGAATAGCGAATCTTGAGATAGAGCTAAACACTAACTTGTTTGATCGCTCTAGTCGTAAGCCCTCTTTAACGGCACACGGTGAGAGGTTGCTGCCTTTTGCTCAGGCCATTTTACGGCAAACCTATGAGTTAGACTCAGTGACGAATGCGCTTAACCTTTTCCATGAAACTGAGATTAAGCTAGCAATCGATGATGCGCTTCTGCCGATGATGGCGCGTATATTAGATTCCTTTGCAGAGCATTTTCCAGGTACTAATCTGGAGCTGTATGCAGTTGCGACTCCAGATGTATTAAGCTTGGTTGATGGGGGAAAAGCAGATTTGGGTTTGATGTTTGCCAGTAGCGAATTCCCACAGAAAGTTGATGTTTGTTATGTTGGTAATATGCCTTTTAATGGGGTGGTGAGTCCTGCCCACCCATTGGCTGAGCTTAATATGGTGACCGTTGCTGATCTGATCCCCCACCGCCAATTGTTGATCCGAAGCCTTGATGGGCAAGCGTTGGCCCACAGCCCAATCGTCTCTTCACATATTTGGTGGGGCAACAGTTTCAATGCAATCAACGCTTTAGTTAAACAGGGGTTAGGCTGGGGTTATGTTCCTTCTTATATGGCAGAGCAGTATGAGCGTCAAGGTGAGATGGTGTGTTTGCAACTTAGCTTTGATCATAAACCGTGGCGAGTGCCCATTGACCGCGTGATGGCTAAGCAAAAAACTAAAGGGCCAGCGTTAACTTGGTTGGCTGATGCTGTGACGGATCTGTTGGATGGTTAAAGAGGCAAAGCTAGCTGTGTAGTTTGGCTCTATGTCGCGATCTCTATCAGCGATAATAGGCCTGTTTTTTCGACTCTATTTTGCTCTGCACTGGATCTCTGGAGTTAGCGTTTGATCCTAGAAAGGTTATTGCTTTTGCTGAGACTAAAGCACTGCAACTGCAGCAAAAGTAATAATAGATAACTATTGGTAATTAGGGGCTGTTGATCTTTCGAGCTTAGTTTTTGTTCGATTCTTTACCGTAAGGAATAATGCTTCTAGTACAAGGCTTGAGCGATAAAGCTTAGCTGGCTAAGTGAAAAGCTCATAACACCGTAATAGAAGCATTGAAGCGAACCCAAAGGGCCGCGTTTCTTGGCTATTTTTACTGTGTTGTAGACTATTTGTGGAGAATAACTAAACGGCATAGCCTCCGCCTTGTCAAAATAGCCAATAAACTGCGGCAAAAACAACCGTGAAAGATCAACAGCCCCTAATAACATCTTGAATAAAAGGTGAAATAAGCCAATGTTTACACCTGTGCCTATACTTCATTTACCGCAACGGTCAGGTTCTGAGTTCATATTCTGTTAGTATAGCGCGCATAATAAAAACAATATGCACGCATTTGGGAACCATGAAAGAATTTATCATTATCGGCGCAGGTCAGTCTGGGCTATCTATGGCTTACAACTTATCAACCAATAACAAAGATTACCTGATTTTAGACGCCAACGAACATATTGGCGCACCTTGGCTAAAACGTTGGGACTCATTAAAGCTTTTTACCCCTGCTGAATATAATCACCTTCCCGGAATGCCATTTCCATTCCCAAAAGGCTATTACCCGAATAAATATGAAGTTGCTGACTACCTAAAGAGTTATGTCGAGAAGTTCTCAATGCCGATTGAGTTTAACCAAAGAATAACCTCGGTTAAGAAAGTGGATGGTATTTTTGAAATAACCAGCGATACTGCAAGCTATAAAGCTAAGCAGTTGATTATTGCAACTGGTCCGTTTCATACTCCCTATACGCCTGCTTGCCATGTTGATATCGCGCCAAATATTACCCAACTTCACAGTGAGAACTATAAGAGCCCTGAGCAGTTACAAGATGGCGATTGCTTAGTGGTTGGGGCTGGAGATTCTGGTGTACAAATTTTGTCTGAAATAGCAGAAACCGGGCGTAAAGTGCATTTTTCTGGCACCGATAAAATTGCTGCTATTCCGCAATCATTCTTAGGTAAAACCTTATGGTGGTGGTTTACCAAAATCGGCTTTTTATCAGTTTCACGCTTTAGTAAATTAGGCCAATGGCTCAGTAAAGGCGTACAGCCAGTTATTGGTACTGATGTGAAGTCCTTGCTAGCAAAAGACAATGTTATCCATATGGGAAGGACTTTGTCTGCAGATGAAAGCAGCATTAAGTTTCAAAAAGGCAGCGTGAGTAGTATTAAAAATGTCATCTGGGCGACAGGCTTTAAACCCAACTTTTTCTGGATTGAAGATATCTCTTTTGATGAAATGAACTACCCGAGCAACTATCGCGGCGTAAGTAGCGACGTCGATGGGCTCTATTTCATCGGTTTACCTTGGCTGTATACCCGCGGCTCAGCAACGCTTGGTGGTGTATGGAAAGATGCTAAGTATTTGATGAACCATATTCAAGAAATCAGATAACAGCATGAAAAAAGCCCCTCTGTCTATACGGCGATATAGGGGCTATTTTTTCTTTTAGAGCTTTTGCCTGCGTGCGAATAAATATACTCGCCCGCCCAATGCAGGACTCTTTACTCTGGATCGTAATCCAACACTGGCATTAACCAACGTTCGGTTTCTTCGATACTCATACCTTTGCGCGTGGCATAATCCTCTACTTGGTCACGACCAATATTGGTCACGCCAAAGTAACGTGATTTAGGGTGAGCAAAGTACCAACCTGATACTGCAGCGGTTGGGAACATCGCATAGCTTTCGGTGATATTAAGGCCGATAGTCTCATCGGGCTTTAATAGATCCCACAGCAGGCCTTTCTCGGTGTGATCCGGGCAAGCGGGGTAACCGGGGGCAGGGCGAATACCTTTGTATTTTTCACGAATAAGCGCTTCGTTATCAAGAGTTTCGTCACTTGCATAACCCCAGAACTCTTTGCGTACGCGCTCATGCATACGCTCGGCAAATGCTTCAGCT
Encoded proteins:
- a CDS encoding flavin-containing monooxygenase, whose product is MKEFIIIGAGQSGLSMAYNLSTNNKDYLILDANEHIGAPWLKRWDSLKLFTPAEYNHLPGMPFPFPKGYYPNKYEVADYLKSYVEKFSMPIEFNQRITSVKKVDGIFEITSDTASYKAKQLIIATGPFHTPYTPACHVDIAPNITQLHSENYKSPEQLQDGDCLVVGAGDSGVQILSEIAETGRKVHFSGTDKIAAIPQSFLGKTLWWWFTKIGFLSVSRFSKLGQWLSKGVQPVIGTDVKSLLAKDNVIHMGRTLSADESSIKFQKGSVSSIKNVIWATGFKPNFFWIEDISFDEMNYPSNYRGVSSDVDGLYFIGLPWLYTRGSATLGGVWKDAKYLMNHIQEIR
- a CDS encoding LysR family transcriptional regulator yields the protein MYNLEQLRMFVETAESGSFSACARRLGKVQSAVSQGIANLEIELNTNLFDRSSRKPSLTAHGERLLPFAQAILRQTYELDSVTNALNLFHETEIKLAIDDALLPMMARILDSFAEHFPGTNLELYAVATPDVLSLVDGGKADLGLMFASSEFPQKVDVCYVGNMPFNGVVSPAHPLAELNMVTVADLIPHRQLLIRSLDGQALAHSPIVSSHIWWGNSFNAINALVKQGLGWGYVPSYMAEQYERQGEMVCLQLSFDHKPWRVPIDRVMAKQKTKGPALTWLADAVTDLLDG